The Desulfobacteraceae bacterium genome includes a window with the following:
- a CDS encoding integration host factor subunit alpha gives MALTKNDIVAKVHELGFTKKKSVEIIESLLETIKNTLENEDDVLISGFGKFCIKGKNRRRGRNPATGTDLMLRERKVVTFKCSGKLRNKINRAVK, from the coding sequence ATGGCATTGACCAAAAACGACATCGTTGCCAAGGTACACGAATTGGGTTTCACCAAAAAAAAGTCGGTTGAAATTATCGAATCTCTTTTGGAAACCATCAAAAACACGCTGGAAAATGAGGATGACGTTCTCATTTCGGGATTCGGTAAATTTTGTATCAAAGGAAAAAACAGGCGCAGGGGGCGCAACCCCGCAACCGGCACAGACCTCATGCTCAGAGAGCGCAAGGTCGTCACCTTTAAATGCTCCGGTAAACTTCGCAATAAAATCAACCGGGCAGTGAAATAG